In one window of Streptomyces sp. FXJ1.172 DNA:
- a CDS encoding glycosyltransferase, translating to MLSVYEGFFSGGARIVHSDVVLGLAEGGQSHQVLSIHGEVRREATRQRMEDDACYRALTAAGVGVTSLGRSAGLVDGSLAANAFSGPELAETARAMAGAEVILSLKEQPLALLNQGGLPRRPVVVCLHRSDPENQGPALGELKAAIADGTVVACVCCAESTRAAYEAAGIPARLLHVIPNGVDLLRFRPDPAARLAFRASLGIPAAAPVVVFAARYAAMKNVSLLLAAARAWLAREGGGHVVLCGAGMTSGNSGLRADLAGAFADAPSLTDRVHLLGVRQDMPAVYAGADVVALTSVSGEAAPLCLIEGMMCGAVPVTTDVGDSASIVEGLGFVTPPDPGAIALAWTAAVAGRTDLAPALEAARERFSRTRMIAAYATLLDGLHAQALRAPSLTDPL from the coding sequence GTGCTGTCGGTCTACGAGGGCTTCTTCTCCGGAGGGGCCCGGATCGTGCACAGCGACGTCGTACTGGGACTGGCCGAGGGCGGCCAGTCCCACCAGGTGCTCAGTATCCATGGCGAGGTCCGGCGCGAGGCCACCCGGCAGCGCATGGAGGACGACGCCTGCTACCGGGCGCTGACGGCCGCCGGGGTCGGTGTCACCTCGCTCGGGCGCAGCGCCGGACTGGTCGACGGATCCCTCGCGGCGAATGCTTTCAGCGGGCCCGAGCTGGCCGAAACGGCCAGGGCCATGGCCGGGGCCGAGGTGATCCTCTCCCTGAAGGAGCAGCCGCTCGCCCTCCTCAACCAGGGCGGCCTGCCGCGCCGCCCGGTCGTGGTCTGCCTGCACCGCTCCGACCCGGAGAACCAGGGCCCGGCGCTCGGGGAGCTGAAGGCCGCCATCGCCGACGGAACCGTGGTGGCCTGCGTGTGCTGCGCCGAGTCCACCCGGGCCGCCTACGAGGCCGCCGGCATCCCGGCCCGGCTGCTGCACGTCATCCCCAACGGCGTCGACCTGCTGCGCTTCCGGCCGGACCCGGCCGCGCGCCTCGCCTTCCGGGCCTCGCTCGGGATCCCCGCCGCCGCCCCGGTGGTCGTCTTCGCGGCCCGGTACGCCGCGATGAAGAACGTCTCCCTCCTCCTCGCCGCCGCCCGCGCCTGGCTGGCCCGTGAGGGCGGCGGGCACGTGGTGCTGTGCGGCGCCGGGATGACCTCGGGCAACTCCGGGCTGCGCGCGGACCTCGCCGGTGCCTTCGCGGACGCGCCGTCCCTCACCGACCGGGTGCACCTGCTCGGCGTACGGCAGGACATGCCGGCCGTGTACGCCGGTGCCGATGTCGTCGCCCTGACCTCCGTCTCGGGCGAGGCGGCCCCGCTGTGTCTGATCGAGGGCATGATGTGCGGCGCGGTCCCGGTGACGACCGACGTCGGCGACAGCGCGTCGATCGTCGAGGGCCTCGGCTTCGTCACCCCGCCGGACCCGGGCGCGATCGCCCTGGCCTGGACGGCCGCGGTCGCGGGCCGTACGGACCTCGCCCCCGCCCTGGAGGCCGCCCGCGAGCGCTTCAGCCGCACCCGGATGATCGCGGCCTACGCGACGCTGCTCGACGGCCTGCACGCGCAGGCCCTCCGCGCGCCGTCGCTCACGGATCCGCTGTAG
- a CDS encoding SGNH/GDSL hydrolase family protein — MRHSWMMACASSLLLASAGLVTAPAPAHEAPRAAAMAYVALGDSYSAGVGAGDYLPGRKSCKRSSRAYPVLWAEAHGTTSFAFPACNGAQAGDVRSGQLGALGPATRLVTLTVGGSDAGFARVMTSCDLGGTSLCLSTVARARSAMDGPLVRDLDQLYSAIRERAPAAHVVVLGYPHLYHLRGGCEAGLQDRARAAVNDGVDQLDAVIARRAAAHGFTFADVRAAFDGHEICSRSPWMHGVDVPALTESYHPTAPGQARGYLPVLDRVS, encoded by the coding sequence ATGCGACATTCCTGGATGATGGCGTGCGCGTCCTCTCTCCTGCTCGCCTCGGCCGGTCTCGTCACCGCCCCCGCGCCGGCACACGAAGCGCCTCGGGCGGCGGCCATGGCCTACGTGGCCCTCGGCGACTCCTACTCCGCCGGTGTCGGCGCCGGTGACTACCTCCCCGGCCGCAAGAGCTGCAAGCGCAGCAGCCGGGCGTACCCCGTGCTGTGGGCCGAGGCGCACGGGACGACGTCGTTCGCCTTCCCCGCGTGCAACGGCGCCCAGGCCGGCGACGTCCGGTCCGGCCAGCTCGGGGCGCTCGGCCCCGCCACCAGGCTGGTCACCCTCACCGTCGGCGGCAGCGACGCCGGGTTCGCCCGCGTCATGACCAGCTGCGACCTGGGCGGCACCAGCCTGTGCCTGTCCACCGTCGCCCGCGCCCGCTCGGCCATGGACGGGCCCCTCGTGCGCGACCTGGACCAGCTCTACTCGGCCATCCGGGAGCGGGCGCCCGCCGCCCACGTCGTGGTGCTCGGCTATCCGCACCTGTACCACCTCAGGGGCGGCTGCGAGGCCGGCCTCCAGGACCGGGCGCGCGCCGCCGTCAACGACGGCGTGGACCAGCTCGACGCGGTGATCGCCCGGCGCGCCGCCGCCCACGGGTTCACCTTCGCCGACGTCAGGGCCGCCTTCGACGGCCACGAGATCTGCTCCCGCAGCCCCTGGATGCACGGCGTCGACGTGCCGGCCCTCACCGAGTCGTACCACCCGACGGCGCCGGGACAGGCCCGCGGCTACCTCCCGGTCCTCGACCGGGTCTCCTGA